The [Pantoea] beijingensis genomic sequence ACGCAATTGGACACTGTGTTTTTGGTCATTGCCGCTACGGACGATAGTGCGCTGAATGCCCATGTTTTTGCGGCGGCAAATCGTCGATATAGGCTGGTAAACGTAGTAGACGATCAGCCTAAGTGCTCTTTCATTTTCCCCTCCATTGTCGATCGTTCTCCATTGGTGGTGGCGATTTCTTCCAGCGGAACGGCCCCGGTTCTGGCGCGCATCCTGCGGGAAAAGCTGGAAGCGTTACTGCCCGCTAACCTTGGTCAAATGGCGCACATTGCTGGTGAGTGGCGCAATAAAGTGAAGCAACGCTTTAGCAAAATGTCCGATCGCCGTCGCTTTTGGGAAACGGCGTTTAACGGGCTGTTTGCCAGCCAGGTTGCTGCGGGGGATGTACAGGGCGCAAAACAAACGCTTGATCGACAACTCGAAGCACCACAGCAGGCGCGGGGAGAGATTGTTCTGGTTGGGGCGGGCCCTGGTGATTCCGGCTTGCTGACGTTGCGGGGTCTGCAGGTGATGCAACAGGCAGATGTAGTGCTGTATGACCATTTAGTGAGCAATGACATTCTCGATTTAGTGCGGCGTGATGCCGATCGTATCTGCGTTGGAAAACGTGCGGGCGCACATTCGGTCGCCCAGGAAGAGACTAATCGGCTGTTGGTATCACTGGCGCAGAAAGGCAAGCGCGTTGTGCGTCTTAAAGGCGGCGACCCCTTTATCTTTGGTCGCGGTGGTGAAGAGTTGCAGGCAGCACAGAAAGCGGGGATCCCGTTCCAGGTTGTACCGGGTGTGACGGCCGCCTCCGGTGCCACTGCGTACGCCGGTATCCCGCTAACACATCGTGATTATGCGCACAGCGTACAATTTATTACTGGTCACTGTCGCCCCGATGGATCCCCTATTGAGTGGGCGGCGATGGCGCGTGGACATCAGACGCTGGCCATTTATATGGGGACGGTTAAAGCGGCTGAAATCAGCCAGCAACTGATGATTCATGGTCGTAGCGCAACGACCCCGGTGGCCGTTATTGGCCGAGGGACGCGCCAGGATCAGCTGGTGCTGATCGGCACGCTCGACCAGCTCGAAGAATTGGCGCAGCAGGCGCCTTCGCCCGCGCTGTTGGTGATTGGCGACGTCGTCAATTTGCATAAGCAGCTCGCCTGGTTTCAACATTCAGCACAGCAGGCCGGACGTGGCTCCGCCGTTGTGAATCTGGCTTGAGGAAAGATTATGGATCAAAAACGACTCACTCATCTGCGTCAACTGGAAGCGGAGAGTATCCATATTATCCGCGAAGTGGCGGCTGAATTCTCAAACCCGGTGATGATGTACTCTATCGGCAAGGACTCCTCTGTGATGCTGCATCTGGCACGCAAAGCCTTTTATCCCGGAACGCTGCCGTTTCCTTTATTGCATGTGGATACCGGCTGGAAATTTCGCGAAATGTATGAATTTCGCGATCGCACGGTAAAAAGTATTGGAGCGGAGTTGCTTGTGCATCGTAACCCGGAAGGCGTGGCGATGGGCATTAATCCCTTTGTACATGGCAGCGCGAAGCATACCGATATTATGAAAACCGAAGGGTTGAAGCAGGCGCTGAACAAATGGGGCTTTGATGCCGCGTTCGGTGGTGCGCGTCGCGATGAAGAAAAATCACGCGCGAAAGAGCGTATCTACTCTTTCCGTGACCGGTTCCACCGCTGGGATCCAAAGAACCAGCGCCCGGAGCTGTGGCACAACTACAACGGCCAGATTAATAAAGGCGAAAGCATCCGTGTCTTTCCGCTTTCAAACTGGACAGAACTGGATATCTGGCAATATATCTTCCTGGAAAATATTGAGATCGTGCCGCTGTATCTGGCCGCATCGCGTCCAGTACTGGAACGTGATGGCATGCTGATGATGATCGACGATGACCGCATCGATCTACAGCCAGGCGAGGTTATCGAACAGCGCATGGTCCGTTTTCGTACTCTTGGCTGTTGGCCGCTGACTGGCGCGGTGGAGTCGCAAGCACAGACGCTACCGGAGATCATTGAAGAGATGTTGGTGTCTACCACCAGTGAACGTCAGGGGCGCGTAATTGACCGCGACCAGGCCGGCTCGATGGAGCTGAAGAAACGCCAGGGTTATTTCTAAGGAACCGCCATATGAATAACGTTATTGCACAGCAAATTGCCGAAAAGGGTGGTGTTGAAGCCTGGCTACATGCGCAGCAGCATAAGAGTTTGCTGCGCTTTCTAACCTGCGGCAGCGTTGATGATGGTAAAAGCACGCTAATCGGCCGTCTGTTGCATGATACGCGTCAGATCTATGAGGATCAGCTCTCATCCCTGCACAACGACAGTAAACGTCATGGCACGCAAGGCGAAAAATTGGACCTTGCATTGCTGGTTGATGGCCTACAGGCTGAGCGCGAACAGGGCATTACCATTGATGTTGCCTACCGCTATTTTTCTACCGAGAAACGTAAATTTATTATTGCCGATACGCCAGGGCATGAGCAGTACACGCGTAATATGGCAACAGGCGCCTCTACCTGCGATTTGGCTATTTTACTGATCGATGCGCGTAAAGGCGTACTGGACCAAACGCGCCGGCACAGCTTTATTTCAACCTTACTGGGGATAAAGCATTTGCTGGTTGCCATCAATAAAATGGATTTGGTGAATTATCAGCAGGAAACCTTTGAGCGAATTAAGCAGGATTATCTGGATTTTGCTGAACAGTTGCCGGGCAACCTGGATATCCGTTTTGTACCGTTGTCGGCGTTAGAAGGTGAAAACGTTGCAGCGCCCAGTAAAGCGATGAGTTGGTACAGCGGGCCGACCTTGCTGGACGTATTGGAAACCGTAGAGGTGCAGCGTGTTGTTGAGCAGCAGCCGATGCGCTTTCCCGTTCAGTATGTAAACCGTCCTCATCTCGATTTTCGTGGCTATGCGGGCACACTTGCATCCGGCACCGTGCAGGTAGGCCAGCGGGTTAAAGTCTTACCTTCTGGCGTTGAGTCGAGCATTGCACGTATCGTTACTTTTGATGGTGATTTACCTGAAGCAGTGGCAGGGGAAGCGCTGACGCTGGTGTTAACTGATGAAATTGATATCAGCCGAGGGGATTTACTGGTTGATGCCGAAGCCACGCTTACCAGTGTTCAGGGTGCAGCTATTGACGTGGTGTGGATGGCTGAGAAGGCATTGGCTCCGGGCCAAAGCTATGATGTGAAAATTGCTGGCAAGAAAACACGTGCTCGTATTGAGCGCATCCGCCATCAGGTGGAAATCAATAGCCTGGCAACCCGTGAAACGGACACGTTGCCTCTGAACGGTATCGGGCTGGTGGACGTTATTTTTGATGAACCGTTGGTATTGGATCAATACCAACAAAACCCGGTCACTGGCGGTATGATTTTTATCGATCGCCTAAGTAACGTGACCGTGGGGGCGGGAATGGTCCGTGAGCCGTTGGCGGAGGCGCACCCTGTTTCAGGCGAATTCAGCGCATTCGAGCTTGAGTTGAACGCGCTGGTTCGCCGTCATTTCCCACACTGGGGCGCGCGTGATTTGTCAGGGGGACAATAATGTCGACCGGGCACGATGAAAATGTCATCTGGCATCCGCACGCGGTAACGCGTACGGATCGTGAAAAACAGCATGGTCACCGCGGGGTTGTTCTGTGGTTCACCGGTCTTTCAGGCTCGGGGAAATCAACGGTAGCAGGTGCGCTGGAAAGCGCGCTGTACCCGCTCGGCATCAGCACCTATTTGCTCGATGGTGATAACGTCCGTCATGGGTTATGTCGCGATCTCAGCTTTAGTGATGGCGATCGTAAAGAGAACATCCGCCGCGTCGGTGAAGTTGCTAAATTAATGGTTGATGCGGGATTAGTGGTGCTTAGCGCTTTTATTTCACCACACCGTGCCGAGCGCCAGATGGTGCGAGAATTAGTGGGCGAGGGGCGTTTCATCGAGGTATTTGTCGATACGCCCCTGGCTATCTGTGAGGCTCGTGACCCCAAGGGATTGTATAAGAAAGCCAGAGCGGGAGAATTGCGAAATTTTACCGGTATTGATGCCGCGTATGAAGTTCCGGAGCAGGCAGAGGTCCACCTGGATGGCGAACAATTAGTAACAAAATTGATAGCACAATTGTTAGACGTGCTGCGTGGTAACGATATTATCAATTCCTGAGATAGCCACGGCAAAACGCCTCAGAGCGGGCCGACAAACGCGTCAACAGGATAACTATGCAGAATGTAACACCCATGCTTGCACGCAAAGAAGAACGTGAACAGGAAGAACATGCCTGGTCATTTCCTGGTGGAGTGGTCGGCTTTGTTTCTTATTGGGTTGCCTTGGCGATTCCTTTTATACTCTATGGTTCTAACACACTGTTTTTCTTTCTTTATACTTGGCCATTTTTTCTTGCGATACTGCCGGTCGCGGTATTAATTGGTGTTGCGATGAACCTGCTGTTGCGCGGCCACCTGGTCTGGACCACGATAGTCACTATCGCGCTTGTCGTGTTGCTCTTCTGGTTGCTGTTCTCTTTTTTGAGTGGCTGGTAGAAGGGGGGAGCCCCTTCATCTTGATGAGCAAACGCATCGCTGCGTTACAAAACTTTACTAAGAAAGGATGCGGTTCGCGGGTTAGTCGGGTGAGTGAACAGCTGTTCAGGTTGTCCCATTTCCTGAATCACGCCCTGATCGATAAACATTACGCGATCGGCAACTTCACGGGCAAAGGCCATCTCATGCGTCACTATCACCATCGTCATTCCTTCCTTAGCCAGGGTTTTCATCACCGACAGTACCTCACCGACCAGCTCCGGATCCAGCGCTGAAGTTGGCTCATCGAATAGCATGATTTTAGGTTCCATTGCTAATGCTCTGGCTATCGCCACACGCTGTTGCTGGCCTCCTGACAAGCTGTTTGGCCAGGCATCGATTTTGTCACTGAGCCCGACTTTCTCCAGCAATATTTTCGCTTGTGCGACTGCCTGCGCGCGGGTCAGCTTGCGTACATCCATCGGCGCCATAATCAGGTTTTCCAGCACCGTCATATGAGGGAAAAGGTTAAACTTCTGGAACACCATACCGATAGTTTCGCGCATTTTATTCAGGTTGGTTTTGATGTCATGGACGGCAAACCCATTCACGTCGACATTCCCACCTTCGATACTCTCCAATCCATTCAGGCAACGTAGGAAAGTACTTTTCCCCGAACCTGACGGGCCAATGACGCAGATCACCTCTTGCAGAGCGATAT encodes the following:
- the cysG gene encoding siroheme synthase CysG, with the protein product MDYLPIFADLKSKPVLVVGGGEIAARKIELLLRTGAQVQIVARELCEVLQSSVDSHEVTWLATAFSETQLDTVFLVIAATDDSALNAHVFAAANRRYRLVNVVDDQPKCSFIFPSIVDRSPLVVAISSSGTAPVLARILREKLEALLPANLGQMAHIAGEWRNKVKQRFSKMSDRRRFWETAFNGLFASQVAAGDVQGAKQTLDRQLEAPQQARGEIVLVGAGPGDSGLLTLRGLQVMQQADVVLYDHLVSNDILDLVRRDADRICVGKRAGAHSVAQEETNRLLVSLAQKGKRVVRLKGGDPFIFGRGGEELQAAQKAGIPFQVVPGVTAASGATAYAGIPLTHRDYAHSVQFITGHCRPDGSPIEWAAMARGHQTLAIYMGTVKAAEISQQLMIHGRSATTPVAVIGRGTRQDQLVLIGTLDQLEELAQQAPSPALLVIGDVVNLHKQLAWFQHSAQQAGRGSAVVNLA
- the cysD gene encoding sulfate adenylyltransferase subunit CysD, coding for MDQKRLTHLRQLEAESIHIIREVAAEFSNPVMMYSIGKDSSVMLHLARKAFYPGTLPFPLLHVDTGWKFREMYEFRDRTVKSIGAELLVHRNPEGVAMGINPFVHGSAKHTDIMKTEGLKQALNKWGFDAAFGGARRDEEKSRAKERIYSFRDRFHRWDPKNQRPELWHNYNGQINKGESIRVFPLSNWTELDIWQYIFLENIEIVPLYLAASRPVLERDGMLMMIDDDRIDLQPGEVIEQRMVRFRTLGCWPLTGAVESQAQTLPEIIEEMLVSTTSERQGRVIDRDQAGSMELKKRQGYF
- the cysN gene encoding sulfate adenylyltransferase subunit CysN, with the protein product MNNVIAQQIAEKGGVEAWLHAQQHKSLLRFLTCGSVDDGKSTLIGRLLHDTRQIYEDQLSSLHNDSKRHGTQGEKLDLALLVDGLQAEREQGITIDVAYRYFSTEKRKFIIADTPGHEQYTRNMATGASTCDLAILLIDARKGVLDQTRRHSFISTLLGIKHLLVAINKMDLVNYQQETFERIKQDYLDFAEQLPGNLDIRFVPLSALEGENVAAPSKAMSWYSGPTLLDVLETVEVQRVVEQQPMRFPVQYVNRPHLDFRGYAGTLASGTVQVGQRVKVLPSGVESSIARIVTFDGDLPEAVAGEALTLVLTDEIDISRGDLLVDAEATLTSVQGAAIDVVWMAEKALAPGQSYDVKIAGKKTRARIERIRHQVEINSLATRETDTLPLNGIGLVDVIFDEPLVLDQYQQNPVTGGMIFIDRLSNVTVGAGMVREPLAEAHPVSGEFSAFELELNALVRRHFPHWGARDLSGGQ
- the cysC gene encoding adenylyl-sulfate kinase, with amino-acid sequence MSTGHDENVIWHPHAVTRTDREKQHGHRGVVLWFTGLSGSGKSTVAGALESALYPLGISTYLLDGDNVRHGLCRDLSFSDGDRKENIRRVGEVAKLMVDAGLVVLSAFISPHRAERQMVRELVGEGRFIEVFVDTPLAICEARDPKGLYKKARAGELRNFTGIDAAYEVPEQAEVHLDGEQLVTKLIAQLLDVLRGNDIINS
- a CDS encoding DUF3561 family protein, giving the protein MQNVTPMLARKEEREQEEHAWSFPGGVVGFVSYWVALAIPFILYGSNTLFFFLYTWPFFLAILPVAVLIGVAMNLLLRGHLVWTTIVTIALVVLLFWLLFSFLSGW
- a CDS encoding amino acid ABC transporter ATP-binding protein produces the protein MIHVNNLQKRFGETHVLRGISCDIALQEVICVIGPSGSGKSTFLRCLNGLESIEGGNVDVNGFAVHDIKTNLNKMRETIGMVFQKFNLFPHMTVLENLIMAPMDVRKLTRAQAVAQAKILLEKVGLSDKIDAWPNSLSGGQQQRVAIARALAMEPKIMLFDEPTSALDPELVGEVLSVMKTLAKEGMTMVIVTHEMAFAREVADRVMFIDQGVIQEMGQPEQLFTHPTNPRTASFLSKVL